Proteins from a single region of Desulfobacter postgatei 2ac9:
- a CDS encoding group II intron maturase-specific domain-containing protein → MHRLVNRSRMSGDVHVRFCEGLRGWFPRATRLVILCKGKIDAPIQMVKMVLDRCELRLNDQKTKIINAYQDSFDFLGFRFQMRRSPRSGKWYPHTEPSKRSEERIKATVKRLTHRRRTPVSVPDLIDEINYATQGWSAYFHYQHSTKVMARVKWFTEERVRKHLCVRHKVRTRTNGYKRFSTDFLYNKLYLYRIPTYAKWKRAQALQ, encoded by the coding sequence ATGCATAGGCTGGTCAATAGGAGCCGGATGAGCGGAGACGTTCACGTCCGGTTCTGTGAGGGCCTGAGGGGGTGGTTCCCTCGGGCTACTCGACTTGTGATACTCTGTAAAGGTAAAATAGACGCACCGATACAAATGGTGAAGATGGTTCTGGATAGATGCGAACTCAGGCTCAATGATCAGAAAACCAAGATAATCAATGCCTATCAAGATAGCTTTGATTTCCTTGGGTTCCGATTTCAAATGAGACGCAGCCCCCGAAGCGGGAAGTGGTACCCACACACTGAGCCATCCAAACGCTCGGAAGAGCGCATCAAGGCAACGGTGAAAAGGTTAACTCACCGCCGAAGAACACCGGTATCGGTGCCGGACTTGATTGATGAGATCAACTATGCGACCCAAGGCTGGTCAGCTTACTTTCACTACCAGCACAGCACGAAAGTGATGGCTCGGGTCAAATGGTTTACCGAAGAAAGGGTCCGTAAGCATTTATGCGTACGGCATAAAGTTCGTACCAGGACAAATGGGTATAAACGGTTTTCTACAGATTTTCTGTACAACAAGTTGTATTTGTATAGAATCCCAACTTACGCAAAGTGGAAAAGGGCGCAAGCCTTACAATGA
- a CDS encoding group II intron maturase-specific domain-containing protein, which yields MRQTSRKWNWPRRSDKSLEDLAHMFNPVIQGWINYYGRFYKSALYPALRCLDRRLVIWATRKYKRFRGHRRRASQWLARIARRQPNLFAHWRLLYA from the coding sequence ATTCGGCAAACCTCACGAAAGTGGAATTGGCCCAGGCGCAGTGACAAGAGCCTGGAAGATTTAGCCCACATGTTCAATCCTGTCATTCAAGGTTGGATTAACTACTATGGCAGGTTTTATAAATCTGCACTCTACCCGGCCTTAAGGTGCCTGGATCGCCGGTTGGTGATTTGGGCAACAAGGAAATACAAACGTTTTAGGGGACATCGACGAAGGGCAAGTCAGTGGCTGGCTCGAATTGCACGAAGACAGCCAAATTTGTTTGCCCATTGGAGACTACTCTATGCATAG
- a CDS encoding reverse transcriptase domain-containing protein has protein sequence MGASVYRTVAESPCDDDRPHTIPSKEGNPARRCYQSLAGQSLLHYAFDNWMERQCPATPFERYADDAVCHCKSLAQAEYLLRKLNERMENVGLELHPEKTKIVYCKDTDRQKDYALTSFDFLGYTFRARKSKNRWGKFFINFLLLSAIKQQKQFGKPHESGIGPGAVTRAWKI, from the coding sequence ATGGGTGCTTCTGTATATAGAACGGTGGCTGAAAGCCCCTGTGATGATGACAGACCACACACTATTCCATCCAAAGAAGGGAACCCCGCAAGGAGGTGTTATCAGTCCCTTGCTGGCCAATCTCTTTTGCATTATGCATTTGACAACTGGATGGAAAGGCAGTGCCCGGCCACACCGTTTGAGCGTTATGCGGATGATGCAGTGTGCCATTGTAAAAGCCTTGCCCAGGCTGAATATTTGCTTAGAAAGCTGAATGAGCGAATGGAGAATGTGGGACTGGAATTACATCCGGAGAAGACGAAAATAGTCTACTGCAAGGATACAGACCGGCAAAAGGATTATGCCCTGACAAGTTTTGATTTTCTGGGTTATACATTTCGTGCTCGGAAATCAAAGAACCGATGGGGAAAATTCTTCATTAATTTTCTCCTGCTGTCAGCAATAAAGCAGCAAAAGCAATTCGGCAAACCTCACGAAAGTGGAATTGGCCCAGGCGCAGTGACAAGAGCCTGGAAGATTTAG
- a CDS encoding type II toxin-antitoxin system VapC family toxin: MILLDTHAAVWLASDQSKLSVEARKTISLHADKLHISVVSAWEISMLYRRKRLHLPIEPELYLDRMIKQHALNEVPLSRHIAQLSVRLPEIHNDPFDRLTESSLPYVRPMNGRCCPKTS; this comes from the coding sequence ATGATTTTACTTGATACACATGCGGCTGTCTGGCTTGCTTCAGATCAGAGCAAGCTGTCTGTGGAGGCGAGAAAAACAATATCACTTCATGCTGATAAATTGCATATATCAGTCGTTTCGGCCTGGGAAATATCAATGCTTTACCGGAGAAAAAGACTTCATTTGCCGATTGAACCTGAGCTGTATCTGGATCGAATGATAAAACAACATGCATTGAATGAAGTGCCTTTATCTCGCCATATTGCACAATTGTCCGTTCGTCTGCCGGAAATTCATAATGATCCGTTTGACAGATTGACAGAGTCCTCATTGCCTTATGTCAGGCCAATGAATGGACGTTGTTGTCCAAAGACAAGCTAA
- a CDS encoding FitA-like ribbon-helix-helix domain-containing protein, which yields MPSITVRNVPDEVHRALRVRAAQHGRSAEAEIREILENAVQPEGRVKLGSLLARIGSKINLTDEEFSIFDQSRDKTPAKPLDF from the coding sequence ATGCCATCAATCACTGTCAGGAATGTACCGGATGAAGTTCACCGCGCTTTGCGGGTTAGAGCAGCACAACATGGCCGAAGTGCCGAAGCGGAGATTCGTGAAATATTGGAGAATGCTGTCCAGCCGGAAGGAAGGGTAAAACTTGGTTCGTTATTAGCTCGCATCGGGTCTAAAATCAATTTGACCGATGAAGAGTTTTCGATTTTTGACCAGAGTCGAGATAAAACTCCGGCCAAACCATTGGATTTTTAA
- a CDS encoding type II toxin-antitoxin system VapC family toxin: MILLDTNVISEPLRRSPEARVINWIDAQSLETLYLSAITVAELRFGIASLPVGKRRDELENSIENQILPLFTGRVRPFDINCTTAYAELMAKAKSSGLAIAAADGYIAAIAATNRFSVATRDVSPFQAAGIDIINPWEM; the protein is encoded by the coding sequence ATGATACTGTTAGATACAAATGTAATTTCGGAACCGTTGCGTCGTTCTCCTGAGGCCCGTGTTATTAATTGGATTGATGCACAATCACTTGAAACACTTTATTTATCAGCCATCACTGTTGCTGAATTGCGTTTTGGGATCGCAAGCCTTCCAGTTGGAAAGCGGCGAGATGAACTGGAAAACAGTATTGAAAATCAAATTTTGCCGCTATTTACCGGACGTGTACGCCCGTTTGACATTAACTGCACAACCGCTTATGCTGAACTCATGGCAAAAGCCAAATCCAGCGGCTTGGCAATTGCTGCCGCGGATGGATATATTGCGGCGATTGCTGCGACTAACCGATTTAGCGTCGCGACACGAGATGTTAGCCCATTCCAGGCAGCAGGTATCGATATTATCAACCCTTGGGAGATGTAA
- a CDS encoding type II toxin-antitoxin system PemK/MazF family toxin, giving the protein MVGRIYLAKIYFTDLSEYKIRPVLVLRVYGEDCLCLPLTSNLKHEGFLLETNDLVDGFLKKQSKVIFPKSFTLHRSILIKHIATARQDILSTIHLEFCKKLECTAKT; this is encoded by the coding sequence ATGGTAGGCAGAATTTATCTGGCTAAAATTTACTTCACAGATCTTTCAGAGTATAAAATAAGACCTGTACTTGTTTTGCGAGTATACGGAGAAGACTGTCTATGCCTGCCTTTGACAAGTAACCTGAAGCACGAAGGCTTTTTGTTGGAAACAAATGATTTGGTGGACGGTTTTTTGAAAAAACAATCAAAGGTGATCTTTCCGAAAAGCTTCACACTGCACCGCTCTATTCTGATAAAACATATCGCTACAGCAAGACAGGATATACTGTCCACCATACATCTTGAGTTTTGCAAAAAATTGGAATGTACCGCTAAAACCTGA
- a CDS encoding GDP-mannose 4,6-dehydratase, with protein MLLITGGAGFIGANFILQWLAHRDEAVVNLDALTYAGNPENLRSVEKSDNYRFVHGDITDADLLQQVFARYRPRAMIHFAAESHVDRSIHGPEAFVHTNVTGTQRLSGERGNGV; from the coding sequence ATGCTTTTAATTACAGGCGGCGCCGGTTTCATCGGCGCCAATTTTATTTTGCAGTGGCTGGCACACCGTGACGAGGCGGTGGTGAATCTGGATGCTCTGACCTATGCGGGCAATCCGGAGAACCTGCGCAGTGTGGAGAAAAGCGATAATTACCGGTTTGTGCATGGGGATATCACGGATGCAGACCTGTTGCAGCAGGTGTTTGCCCGATACCGGCCCCGGGCGATGATCCATTTTGCGGCGGAATCCCATGTGGACCGGTCCATCCACGGGCCGGAAGCGTTTGTCCATACCAATGTGACAGGGACTCAGCGGCTGTCGGGGGAACGGGGGAATGGGGTCTGA
- a CDS encoding nucleotidyltransferase family protein, producing the protein MINKEHIITLLKEYKKNQAEQFGVVKMGLFGSVARGSVKKDSDIDIVVEFKKRNLLNRIGLKMSLEDYLDMPVDVVAYRGDLNPLLKERISRDVIYV; encoded by the coding sequence ATGATCAATAAAGAGCATATTATAACCCTCCTAAAAGAATATAAAAAAAATCAGGCTGAACAGTTTGGTGTTGTCAAAATGGGTCTTTTCGGATCAGTTGCCAGAGGAAGCGTTAAGAAGGATAGCGATATCGATATTGTTGTTGAGTTTAAAAAGCGTAACCTATTAAACAGGATCGGCTTGAAAATGAGCTTGGAAGATTATTTAGACATGCCTGTTGATGTTGTTGCCTACAGGGGGGACTTAAACCCTCTTTTGAAAGAACGAATTTCAAGGGATGTTATTTATGTATGA
- a CDS encoding HepT-like ribonuclease domain-containing protein encodes MYDLEIVIDLLHKLQEALNKIQVRMQSVKSVSDLTDSAKGVEKLDLLCMPLIVIGELVKKIDKLTDQSLLKNYPAIPWAEIKGMRNIVVHDYFNIDAEEIFNTCKEDIPRLSKTVGIMISDLGRK; translated from the coding sequence ATGTATGACCTTGAAATAGTAATCGACTTATTACATAAACTTCAAGAGGCCTTAAACAAAATTCAGGTAAGAATGCAGTCTGTGAAATCGGTCTCCGATTTGACTGACTCCGCAAAAGGCGTTGAAAAACTTGATTTGTTATGCATGCCTTTAATTGTAATCGGTGAGCTTGTCAAAAAAATAGATAAGCTAACAGACCAATCCCTTTTAAAGAATTATCCTGCGATCCCTTGGGCAGAAATAAAAGGGATGCGAAATATCGTTGTCCATGATTATTTCAATATTGACGCAGAGGAAATATTCAACACCTGTAAAGAGGATATCCCCAGACTCTCCAAAACGGTCGGTATTATGATATCGGATTTGGGGAGAAAATAA
- the rfbB gene encoding dTDP-glucose 4,6-dehydratase translates to MILVTGGAGFIGANFILQWLAHRDEAVVNLDALTYAGNPENLRSVEKSDNYRFVHGDITDADLLQQVFARYRPRAVIHFAAESHVDRSIHGPEAFVHTNVTGTQRLLDAARRHWQHLDGHDRETFRFVHVSTDEVYGTLGPDDPPFRETTPYAPNSPYAASKAGSDHLVRAYFHTYGLPVLTTNCSNNYGPFQFPEKLIPLVIANALAGKRLPIYGDGRQVRDWLYVEDHCRAIERVLKRGRVGETYNIGGWNEMANIDIVRKICAVLDRWAPLADTPLKHPETGVAIGHYADLIAFVADRPGHDRRYAIDARKIETELGWTPEETFDTGIGKTVKWYLDNRGWVARVQDGSYREWIAQHYNPSTYKAEK, encoded by the coding sequence ATGATTTTAGTTACAGGCGGCGCCGGTTTCATCGGCGCCAATTTTATTTTGCAGTGGCTGGCACACCGTGACGAGGCGGTGGTGAATCTGGATGCTCTGACCTATGCGGGCAATCCGGAGAACCTGCGCAGTGTGGAGAAAAGCGATAATTACCGGTTTGTGCATGGGGATATCACGGATGCAGATCTGTTGCAGCAGGTGTTTGCCCGATACCGGCCCCGGGCGGTGATCCATTTTGCGGCGGAATCCCATGTGGACCGGTCCATCCACGGGCCGGAGGCGTTTGTCCATACCAATGTGACAGGGACCCAGCGTCTGCTTGATGCAGCCCGCAGGCACTGGCAGCACCTCGATGGGCATGACAGGGAAACCTTCCGGTTCGTGCATGTTTCCACAGATGAGGTCTACGGCACCCTGGGGCCGGACGATCCCCCTTTCCGGGAAACCACCCCCTATGCGCCCAACAGCCCGTATGCCGCCAGCAAGGCGGGCAGCGACCATCTGGTGCGGGCGTACTTTCACACCTATGGCCTGCCGGTTCTCACCACCAACTGTTCCAACAATTACGGACCGTTTCAGTTTCCGGAAAAACTGATCCCCCTGGTCATTGCCAATGCCCTGGCAGGCAAGCGGTTGCCCATATACGGGGACGGCCGACAGGTGCGTGACTGGCTTTATGTTGAAGATCATTGTCGTGCCATTGAGCGGGTATTGAAGAGGGGCAGGGTGGGCGAGACCTACAATATCGGGGGGTGGAATGAAATGGCCAACATCGATATTGTTCGAAAAATCTGCGCGGTGCTGGATCGATGGGCGCCTTTGGCCGACACCCCCTTGAAACATCCTGAAACAGGGGTGGCGATCGGTCATTATGCGGATTTGATCGCATTTGTGGCGGATCGTCCCGGACATGACCGGCGGTACGCCATTGATGCCCGCAAGATCGAGACGGAACTGGGCTGGACGCCGGAAGAGACATTTGACACCGGAATCGGCAAAACCGTGAAATGGTATCTGGACAACCGGGGCTGGGTGGCGCGTGTTCAGGACGGCAGTTACCGGGAATGGATCGCGCAGCACTACAATCCATCGACATACAAGGCTGAGAAATGA
- the rfbD gene encoding dTDP-4-dehydrorhamnose reductase: MKILLFGKNGQVGWELQRALQPLGEVIATGREHATGEMCGDVSNVAGIRRTIAGVKPDVVVNAAAYTAVDQAESEAGLARAINAVAPQAMAEATEKLGAWLVHYSTDYVFPGTGTEPWAEEDRTGPLSAYGRSKLEGEQGIVQASGRYIILRTSWVYAARGKNFAKSMLRLARERDTLNVVDDQFGAPTGAELIADVTAHIIRRLLCGRQTQESLSGIYHLAADGYTSWHGYACRVLQAAEAAGYKLKVKSDGIGAIPTSAYPTPAPRPLNSRLRTEKLKQAFDLHLPRWEQGVDRMLEEILETGDNQ, from the coding sequence ATGAAGATACTTCTGTTTGGCAAAAACGGTCAGGTCGGCTGGGAGCTGCAGCGGGCTCTCCAGCCTTTGGGGGAAGTCATTGCAACGGGGCGTGAACATGCAACTGGAGAAATGTGCGGTGATGTGAGCAATGTTGCCGGTATCCGTCGCACCATTGCCGGGGTCAAGCCGGATGTTGTGGTCAATGCGGCCGCTTATACCGCTGTGGACCAGGCCGAGAGTGAAGCCGGGCTTGCAAGGGCCATCAATGCCGTTGCCCCGCAGGCCATGGCCGAGGCCACGGAAAAACTCGGGGCCTGGCTTGTGCACTATTCCACGGACTATGTGTTTCCCGGCACCGGCACCGAGCCATGGGCGGAAGAGGACCGGACCGGGCCTTTGTCTGCTTACGGACGCAGTAAACTGGAAGGGGAACAGGGGATAGTCCAGGCATCCGGAAGATATATCATTCTGCGTACCAGCTGGGTATATGCTGCCCGGGGTAAGAATTTTGCCAAAAGCATGCTGCGTCTTGCCCGGGAGCGCGATACCCTCAACGTGGTGGATGACCAGTTCGGTGCCCCGACCGGGGCTGAACTGATTGCGGATGTGACCGCTCACATCATCCGCCGCCTTTTGTGCGGCAGGCAGACCCAGGAATCGCTTTCGGGGATTTATCACCTGGCCGCTGACGGGTACACCAGCTGGCATGGGTATGCGTGCCGGGTACTTCAGGCTGCGGAAGCTGCAGGGTATAAATTGAAGGTCAAAAGTGACGGGATCGGCGCCATACCCACGAGTGCCTATCCCACCCCGGCCCCGCGTCCGTTGAATTCCCGCCTGCGAACCGAAAAACTGAAACAGGCGTTTGACCTCCACCTGCCCCGGTGGGAGCAGGGGGTTGATCGCATGCTGGAAGAAATTCTTGAAACAGGAGATAATCAATGA
- the rfbA gene encoding glucose-1-phosphate thymidylyltransferase RfbA: MMQHKGIILAGGAGTRLHPATISISKQLLPVYDKPMIYYPLSALLLAGIRDILIISTPQDIPRFEHLLGDGSRWGIHLEYAVQPRPEGLAQAFIIGKDFIGDSPSALVLGDNIFYGHNFVSLLDNAARRTDGATVFAYHVQDSQRYGVAEFDENGRVLSLEEKPREPKSNYAVTGLYFYDSQVTGLVRELRPSARGELEITDLNRLYLEQNQLHVELMGRGYAWLDTGTHDSLLEAGLYIATLEKRQGLKVACPEEICFRKGWIDAQQLEQLARPLEKNGYGTYLLRILKGRVY, translated from the coding sequence ATGATGCAACACAAAGGAATAATTCTGGCCGGGGGTGCCGGCACGCGCCTGCATCCGGCCACCATATCCATATCCAAGCAGCTGCTGCCGGTCTATGACAAGCCCATGATTTACTATCCGTTGAGTGCGCTGCTGCTGGCGGGGATACGGGATATTTTGATTATCTCCACTCCCCAGGACATCCCGCGGTTTGAACATCTGTTGGGGGACGGAAGCCGTTGGGGCATCCATCTGGAATATGCGGTGCAACCCCGGCCGGAAGGACTGGCCCAGGCGTTTATCATCGGCAAAGATTTTATCGGTGACAGCCCATCAGCCCTGGTCCTGGGAGACAATATTTTTTATGGGCATAATTTTGTGTCTCTTTTGGACAATGCGGCCCGGCGCACCGATGGGGCCACGGTGTTCGCCTACCATGTCCAGGACTCCCAGCGCTACGGGGTGGCCGAGTTTGACGAGAACGGGCGGGTGCTGTCCCTGGAGGAAAAGCCCAGGGAACCCAAATCCAATTATGCGGTCACAGGATTGTATTTTTATGACAGCCAGGTGACCGGACTTGTCAGGGAACTGCGTCCTTCGGCACGCGGTGAGCTGGAAATAACAGACCTGAACCGGTTATATCTGGAACAGAACCAGCTGCACGTTGAACTGATGGGGCGCGGGTATGCATGGCTGGATACCGGGACCCACGACAGCCTTCTGGAGGCGGGCCTTTACATTGCCACCCTGGAAAAACGGCAGGGGCTCAAAGTGGCGTGCCCGGAGGAGATCTGCTTCCGCAAAGGGTGGATCGATGCGCAGCAGCTGGAGCAGCTGGCCCGGCCCCTGGAAAAAAACGGTTATGGAACATATCTGCTGCGAATTTTGAAAGGGAGGGTTTACTGA
- the rfbC gene encoding dTDP-4-dehydrorhamnose 3,5-epimerase, with protein MQAQKMDIPDVVLFTPRVFGDERGFFFESYNQQVFQEATGIKPEFVQDNHSRSQKGVLRGLHYQLPPHAQGKLVRIVAGEVFDVAVDIRRGSPFFGKWVGAVLSGENKHQLWIPPGFAHGFVTRSATAECLYKTTAFYAPESERCIIWNDPDIGVDWHYEDPPLLSGKDLQGCALADAEVFE; from the coding sequence ATGCAGGCACAGAAAATGGATATACCGGATGTTGTTCTATTTACGCCCAGGGTGTTCGGAGACGAGCGCGGGTTCTTTTTTGAAAGCTACAATCAACAGGTATTCCAGGAGGCTACCGGCATCAAACCTGAATTTGTGCAGGACAATCACTCCCGATCGCAAAAAGGGGTGTTGCGCGGCCTGCACTATCAGCTTCCCCCGCATGCCCAGGGCAAGCTGGTGCGCATTGTGGCCGGCGAGGTGTTTGATGTGGCCGTGGATATCCGCAGGGGGTCGCCGTTTTTCGGCAAATGGGTGGGCGCTGTTTTGTCCGGGGAAAACAAACACCAGCTGTGGATTCCACCTGGATTTGCCCACGGCTTTGTGACCCGCAGCGCCACAGCGGAATGCCTGTATAAAACCACGGCGTTTTACGCCCCTGAAAGCGAGCGCTGCATCATCTGGAACGATCCGGATATCGGTGTGGACTGGCACTATGAAGACCCGCCGCTGTTGTCCGGTAAAGATCTGCAGGGATGCGCCCTTGCCGATGCTGAAGTGTTCGAGTGA
- a CDS encoding class I SAM-dependent methyltransferase has product MPRLKKILHVGCGPNRLRHIKARFNPHEWKEIRFDIDPAVEPDIIGTLTDMRKVGSGCVDAIFSSHNIEHLYPHEVPVALAEFLRVLNDDGFALITCPDLQSVCRLIAEGRLTDPAYNSPVGPITPLDILYGHRPQLAAGNMYMAHHCGFTRKSLQTALCSAGFKSVAAKARPGAFDLWALASKKPRTEGRMRTLALEYFPEA; this is encoded by the coding sequence ATGCCAAGATTAAAAAAAATTTTACATGTCGGCTGTGGGCCGAATAGACTGAGGCATATCAAAGCGAGGTTTAATCCCCATGAATGGAAAGAAATCCGTTTTGATATTGACCCGGCTGTCGAACCGGATATTATCGGCACCTTGACCGATATGCGCAAAGTTGGCAGTGGTTGTGTGGATGCCATCTTCAGCAGCCACAATATAGAGCATCTATATCCTCATGAAGTCCCGGTTGCGCTGGCTGAGTTTCTGCGCGTGCTCAATGATGATGGTTTTGCTTTGATTACATGTCCTGATTTGCAGAGTGTCTGCCGCCTGATTGCAGAGGGCAGGCTCACTGACCCTGCATATAATTCCCCGGTAGGGCCTATTACCCCTCTGGATATTCTCTACGGACACCGCCCTCAGCTTGCTGCCGGAAATATGTATATGGCGCATCATTGCGGATTTACACGTAAGTCTCTGCAGACGGCTCTATGTTCTGCCGGGTTCAAATCTGTCGCTGCCAAGGCCAGGCCTGGGGCTTTCGATCTATGGGCACTGGCAAGCAAAAAGCCACGCACTGAAGGCCGGATGCGCACTTTGGCATTAGAATATTTTCCTGAGGCATGA
- a CDS encoding transposase, producing the protein MPMISRSLILKCSKRLQQLKRKTILSDAQKICDLLRVDLLPECFMAPSELRELRRILRYRNHIVRTATQTKNKISGLLMEVGAEYNKKKLHGKCYFWELMDTIEHVPSSVSEMLKLSRSNLEIFTNIQKKLVRVLKENPLIRERVTRLQTIGGVGEVTALTWVLEVGEVERFGAVRQAVSYCGLCAAQKESGGKESRGPISKNEINICKLFWLRRQNLHHIGILNWLKFMKGN; encoded by the coding sequence ATGCCGATGATATCAAGGTCGCTCATCCTGAAATGCTCAAAGCGATTACAGCAGCTAAAAAGAAAAACGATACTATCTGATGCCCAGAAAATATGTGACCTTCTCAGAGTTGATCTGTTACCGGAATGTTTTATGGCTCCGAGCGAGTTGCGAGAATTAAGAAGAATTTTAAGATACAGAAACCACATAGTCAGAACAGCAACCCAAACTAAAAATAAAATCTCTGGACTTTTAATGGAGGTCGGTGCTGAATATAACAAAAAAAAGCTACATGGCAAATGCTATTTCTGGGAATTAATGGACACCATTGAGCATGTCCCATCATCCGTCTCAGAAATGTTAAAACTTAGCAGGTCAAATCTGGAGATTTTTACTAATATTCAAAAAAAGCTCGTACGGGTGCTAAAAGAAAACCCGCTGATCCGAGAACGGGTAACCCGGCTGCAAACAATTGGTGGGGTTGGAGAGGTGACGGCTTTAACCTGGGTGTTGGAAGTAGGTGAGGTAGAGCGATTTGGAGCAGTACGTCAGGCAGTTAGTTATTGTGGCCTTTGCGCGGCTCAAAAAGAATCTGGCGGCAAAGAAAGTCGTGGTCCGATATCCAAAAACGAAATAAACATTTGCAAACTGTTCTGGTTGAGGCGGCAAAACTTGCACCACATTGGAATCCTCAATTGGCTGAAATTCATGAAAGGGAATTGA
- the cysC gene encoding adenylyl-sulfate kinase, with the protein MSQRQLCDLKLLLNRAFYPLFITGLSGSGKSTLAKVLYVRFMEMRARSVSLLDGDIVRKNLSSELNFSRDHRNLNVHRIGFVASEITKNRGIVICAPIAPYGQSRHTVREMILPYGGFIEVFMSTPLEICEQRDRKGIYAKARAGIMKGVTGIDDPYETPQSPELSIDTNQLTPTEAAQEIFLFLEEQGYIR; encoded by the coding sequence TTGAGTCAGAGACAGCTTTGCGACCTGAAACTGCTTTTAAACAGGGCTTTTTATCCCTTGTTTATTACCGGGCTTTCCGGTTCAGGGAAATCCACCCTGGCCAAGGTGCTTTATGTCCGGTTCATGGAAATGCGCGCCAGGTCTGTAAGCCTCTTGGACGGCGATATTGTGCGCAAAAATCTTTCCAGTGAACTCAACTTTTCCAGGGATCACCGCAATCTCAATGTACATCGCATCGGCTTTGTAGCCTCAGAGATAACCAAAAACAGAGGGATAGTCATTTGCGCGCCTATTGCGCCGTACGGTCAGTCCAGGCATACTGTCAGGGAAATGATTTTGCCTTATGGCGGATTTATTGAAGTATTCATGTCCACCCCCCTGGAAATATGTGAACAAAGAGACCGCAAAGGTATTTACGCCAAGGCCAGGGCCGGAATCATGAAAGGCGTGACCGGCATTGATGATCCGTATGAAACCCCGCAAAGTCCTGAGCTGAGCATAGACACTAACCAGCTTACGCCCACTGAGGCTGCTCAGGAAATATTTCTTTTTCTGGAGGAACAGGGGTATATCAGGTAG